Proteins from one Bacteroides zhangwenhongii genomic window:
- a CDS encoding serine O-acetyltransferase translates to MIKLRFIFHYIFYFLCPRKRLIEEDIDHYKEVTGISGNYVGSMCKLFVDRPEFRSVFYYRLGRAYGLVNILKFLVPPMPTLYIYTPSIGGGLFIQHGFATIICAKSIGRHCHINQQVTIGYKGALAPVLGDNVTVTCGAKILGGVKVEDNVVIGANAVVVKDVPANTIVAGVPAYIIRKNGEKVYEKL, encoded by the coding sequence ATGATAAAGTTAAGATTCATTTTTCATTATATTTTTTATTTTCTCTGTCCTCGGAAGAGACTGATTGAAGAAGATATTGATCATTACAAGGAAGTAACTGGTATTAGTGGTAATTACGTTGGGAGTATGTGCAAACTTTTTGTAGATAGGCCTGAATTTCGTTCTGTATTTTACTATAGATTGGGACGTGCTTATGGGCTGGTTAATATATTAAAGTTTCTGGTTCCACCAATGCCGACACTTTACATATACACCCCTTCTATTGGTGGTGGTTTGTTCATTCAACATGGATTTGCGACAATTATTTGTGCAAAATCTATAGGTAGACATTGCCACATCAATCAACAAGTGACAATAGGATATAAGGGGGCTTTAGCACCGGTTTTGGGTGATAACGTAACAGTAACATGTGGTGCCAAAATACTGGGTGGTGTGAAAGTTGAGGATAATGTTGTTATAGGAGCCAACGCTGTTGTGGTAAAGGATGTTCCTGCCAATACAATAGTTGCAGGAGTTCCGGCATATATTATTAGAAAAAATGGGGAGAAAGTATATGAAAAATTGTAA
- a CDS encoding acyltransferase, with the protein MIRSLREKGVQIDDDVFLFSPETLKIDVTRPSLVTIHGGGTFLHTNFTILTHDYATLNFLNKYKEFVPNSGRVVIGNNVWFGQNVTVLRGSYIGDNCIIGYGSVVMGKIPANSVAAGCPCKVICTLDEYFEKRKKLCVEEAFDYACSIQERFGRRPVLSDFFEEFPLFVSGNEVDKYPEIPIRRQMKEAYDHYVKTHKAQFSSFDEFLKAAGL; encoded by the coding sequence ATGATTCGATCATTACGTGAAAAAGGTGTACAGATTGATGATGATGTATTTCTTTTTAGTCCTGAAACATTGAAGATAGATGTTACACGACCTTCATTAGTAACCATTCACGGAGGTGGTACTTTCCTGCATACGAATTTTACTATTCTAACTCATGATTATGCAACTCTTAATTTTCTTAATAAATATAAAGAATTTGTACCTAATTCAGGTAGAGTAGTGATTGGTAATAATGTGTGGTTCGGACAAAATGTGACTGTACTTAGAGGAAGCTATATTGGGGATAACTGTATTATTGGATATGGCAGTGTGGTAATGGGAAAAATACCAGCCAATTCTGTCGCTGCAGGATGTCCATGTAAGGTCATATGTACGCTTGATGAATACTTTGAGAAACGAAAGAAACTTTGCGTAGAAGAGGCTTTTGATTATGCCTGTAGTATTCAAGAACGGTTTGGAAGACGTCCGGTTCTTTCTGATTTTTTTGAAGAATTTCCATTGTTTGTATCTGGAAATGAGGTTGACAAATATCCGGAGATTCCAATAAGGCGGCAGATGAAAGAGGCTTATGACCATTATGTTAAAACTCATAAAGCACAATTCTCATCATTTGATGAGTTTTTAAAAGCAGCAGGCCTATGA